Proteins from a genomic interval of Buteo buteo unplaced genomic scaffold, bButBut1.hap1.1 HAP1_SCAFFOLD_100, whole genome shotgun sequence:
- the LOC142027976 gene encoding ankyrin repeat domain-containing protein 26-like, producing the protein MAVAVLVKHVCKDVVVSTNSVSPLSVYILSKLLAEDTGSENTEDSSAGGVADKAVLSSSCPVRTADFTRAALAQDSEGALPVGGAEQEEDAESSGDSEVLSLQQKLASPLKKQSMSEASPEVTTMRYLGALEKDNLHLQGALERVVAELRELKEQHLQSEHCVRDLKTALDNKEREVIASKQKLQDLLLASSGTSTTIKQLEDCVQHLGIENARLEATVQQQNNRIEALQRDLQASASMQKQNVLPRTSKDSHSMWEEQLKSRSHLEELVAQLDREKAELLEQCEAERKKVKKLVELKRPVELHLDQEMKRNIELQKDCERLKKLLSRATKKLRAYEEKEMESQLNLQGEMKNRYSEMANEVGRLRTKVGELSQQLEIESKKCMQLETQNQDLREELSTMRGNHKKLEKSKCQLKEELANLKLHLETNTVDRSQLEQYKREMEEQAEQELRQKLQEVNLVLQMQAASQDRLEQTRASRLASLTNQLEQTIRDLECGLDRIKNMEQDRILQKESMQAEVDRYKELYQAEVKIRRFLESKLERANERLAEARAKLLPERQSSRPLIASSSVSGGLAASPGLYSTELGHLGNN; encoded by the exons ATGGCCGTTGCTGTCCTAGTCAAGCACGTATGCAAAGATGTGGTTGTTTCTACCAACTCTGTGTCTCCTCTTTCCGTATATATCCTTAGTAAGCTGCTGGCAGAAGACACGGGGAGTGAAAACACGGAAGACTCTTCTGCAGGTGGTGTAGCAGACAAGGCAGTTCTCAGCAGCTCGTGCCCTGTGAGGACTGCTGACTTTACAAGGGCTGCACTTGCTCAGGACAGCGAAG GTGCCCTGCCAGTgggaggagcagagcaagaGGAAGATGCGGAATCTTCCGGGGATTCCGAGGTCCTTTCT ctgcagcagaagcttGCCAGTCCTCTTAAAAAGCAATCTATGTCAGAAGCTTCTCCGGAAGTTACTACTATGCGCTACCTCGGTGCCCTGGAGAAAGACAACCTGCACTTGCAAGGGGCATTGGAAAGGGTTGTAGCTGAG TTGCGGGAGTTGAAAGAACAGCATCTTCAGTCTGAGCATTGTGTTCGTGACTTGAAGACTGCCTTGGATAATAAGGAAAGGGAAGTAATAGCTTCTAAGCAGAAACTGCAGGACCTCCTGTTGGCATCTTCTGGGACTAGTACGACTATAAAACAACTGGAAGATTGCGTGCAACA ccttGGAATTGAAAATGCCAGACTGGAAGCCACAGTCCAGCAACAAAACAATAGGATTGAAGCCCTTCAGAGAGACCTGCAAGCCTCTGCCTCA atgcaaaagcagaatgtgCTGCCTCGGACATCAAAGGACTCCCACAGCATGTGGGAAGAGCAATTGAAGTCAAGATCCCACCTTGAAGAGCTTGTTGCTCAGCTTGACAGAGAAAAGGCTGAACTCCTGGAACAG tgtgaggctgaaagaaagaaagtgaagaagCTGGTAGAGTTGAAACGCCCAGTCGAACTGCATCTGGaccaagaaatgaaaagaaacatcgAACTGCAGAAAGACTGTGAGAG GTTGAAGAAGCTTCTGAGCAGAGCTACGAAGAAGCTAAGGGCGTATGAGGAGAAAGAGATGGAGTCCCAGCTTAATTTGCAGGGAGAAATGAAGAACAGGTATTCCGAAATGGCCAATGAAGTTGGTAGATTAAGAACAAAG GTTGGTGAActttcccagcagctggagatAGAGTCTAAAAAATGCATGCAGCTAGAAACACAGAATCAGGATTTGCGAGAAGAGTTGTCCACCATGCGTGGGAACCATAAAAAACTGGAGAAGAGCAAATGCCAGCTGAAAGAAGAGCTGGCTAACCTCAAACTTCATTTGGAGACTAACACGGTGGATCGCAGCCAACTAGAACAATATAAAAGAGAGATGGAAGAACAAGCCGAACAAGAGTTAAGACAAAAACTACAAGAAGTCaatctggttttgcag ATGCAGGCAGCCTCCCAGGACAGGTTAGAACAAACCAGAGCCAGTCGTCTCGCTTCACTGACAAACCAGCTAGAACAGACAATTAGAGATCTTGAATGTGGATTGGACAGGATAAAAAATATGGAGCAAGACCGTATTCTTCAAAAAGAATCCATGCAGGCAGAAGTGGACAGGTACAAAGAGCTGTACCAGGCGGAAGTAAAAATAAGAAGATTCCTAGAAAGTAAACTGGAAAG AGCTAATGAGAGACTAGCAGAAGCCAGAGCTAAGCTCCTTCCGGAGCGCCAGAGCAGCAGACCTTTAATTGCGAGCAGCAGTGTCAGTGGAGGTCTGGCTGCAAGTCCAGGTCTGTATTCAACTGAACTGGGACATCTTGGCAACAACTAA